In Alteribacter keqinensis, the sequence GCAGATTAGATACAAACAGAATGCTGCTTTATGATAAGGCTCTGCTAAACTCAGGTTTTGATTTACGCTCATTGCACTCCCTTTCCGCGGGGGCGCCGGTAAGCCTCTAAGAGGTTTATGCCTGCTTCTTCCTCTACCAGAAACGGTACGTCGAAGCAACTCGCAGCTCTTTCAAGATGTAAGCGCTCATTGCTCCCTGCATTCGCTGTAATCAACACTTTTAATTTCTGTTTTCGTAAAAATTGTTGCTTTTACTGAAAAGATAATGAAGCCGAAGGGTCGGAGACTCCTGTGGCAGTGGGGGCCAGGCAAGACCCCGCAGAGCTTCAGCTTGAGGAGGCTTGCCGGCACCGCCACGGAAAGCGAAGGGCACGCAGGCTTCATCTTCATATTCTGTTCTTTAAAGGAAGTAAAATTAGAAACAATTATGTGGAAACAGCGTTTATAATAAACATTGATCTTTAACACAGAAATAATCATGCTTTCTTTTCCTTATGAATTAACTAATTCCTTGATTTTCACAACGCAAATGCGGAGTTGAACGGAATATGACACTCCTGCAGAAATGCGAGACAGAAGAGACCCCGCAAGGGCTAGAGACACCACTGAAAAAGTATAAACCAACTTTTTCAGTGCCTTTATTCAAGTGGCAATGGCTCCAACCGGTTGCTCGCCTGTTAGGAGAAACCCATTCATAACAGGCTTTTAAAACATGCAACCGTTCCGCTCATTGTTTAGAAGGCACTGGAAAAAGTTAAAGAGCGAACTTTTCCAGTGCCTTCGGGCAAAGCCCTGAGGAGGCTCGGCGCGAGTCCGCGGAAAGGGAGCGTATTCCGTTCCACGAAGCTGAAATCATCAGTACGATAGTGTCAAATGTATTTGCAGCATAGCTAAAATGTAAAAGGAGTCACCGACACAGATGGACAAACAATTAAACGAATTTAACATCGAGGCCTTCTGCAACGAACTCACAGACTGGTACAGAAAAAACAAACGAGACCTGCCGTGGCGTGAAGACCAGGACCCTTATAAAATATGGGTATCTGAAATAATGCTTCAGCAGACACGGGTCGACACGGTTATTCCGTACTTTAACCGGTTTATATCCCTTTTCCCGACCCCGAAAGCCCTTGCTGAAGCCGAAGAAGAGACGGTTCTTAAGGCATGGGAAGGTCTGGGGTATTACTCGAGAGCGCGAAACCTCCAGCAGGCGGTCAAGGAAGTTACCGAGGACTATGGCGGCGTTGTGCCCGATACGAAAAAAGAAATCCTCAAACTGAAAGGAGTCGGCCCCTACACAGCCGGTGCCATCACGAGTATCGCCTATAACAAGCCGGAAGCGGCAGTGGACGGCAATGTCATGCGGGTCATGTCCCGCCTTCTTACGATTTATGATGACATCGGTAAAGTGACGACCCGTAAGCGGTTTGAAGACATTGTCGAAAGCCTTGTCATACATACAAACCCGTCTGATTTTAACCAGGCACTTATGGAACTCGGGGCGCTCATCTGTACGCCACGCTCCCCGTCGTGCCTCATCTGCCCGGTTCAGGAGCACTGCAGCGCAAGAGCCGAAGGGGTCCAGGATCTTCTGCCGGTTAAAGCAAAAAAGAAACCGCCCAAGGCAAAAGCTATGAAAGCCGTTGTTCTTGAAAATGAAAAGGGCCAGGTGCTCATTGAGAAACGGCCCGATACCGGCCTTCTGGCAAAGCTGTGGCAGTTTCCAAACTGCGAGGATGATTCCCGGACGGGGGAAGAGCTTCGCCGTTATTTATACGAGCGGGGTCTTCAGGAGCCACAAACCATTGAGAATGTCCAGCACGTCAGACATGTCTTCTCCCATATCGTCTGGGAAATCGATGTGTTTACGGGGAAAATTGAAGAAGATGCGGCGCTTTGCGGCACTCTTAAATGGGTAAACAAAGAAGAAGTGGACACCTATCCGTTCCCGGTGTCCCATCAGAAAATCATTGATTACGTCATTAAGGAGGAGAAATAAATGGATTTAGGACTTAAAGGAAAAAGCGTATTGATCACAGGCGGTTCAAAAGGAATAGGAAAAGGAATTGCAGCTTCATTTTTAAAAGAAGGGGCGCGGGTTGGCATCGTGGCCCGCTCAGAGGATGCGCTGCACGAAGCCAAAGGAGAGCTCGGAGGAGACGTACACGTTTATTCCGCAGATTTGACCGACCAGAGCGAACGGCACCGTGTTTTTGACCAGTTTCTTAGCGATTTCGGCAGCATTGACGTTCTTGTAAACAACGTTGGTGGAAGCAGCGGCGGTAAAACAATGGAGACGTCACTCGACCAGTTCCGTGAAGCTTTTGAACTCAATTACATGTCTGCTGTGCACTTCAGCCAGCTTGCGGTGACGAATATGCGGGAAAAAGGCGAGGGTGCCATCGTAAACATTTCATCTATTTTTGGCCGTGAATCAGGCGGCAAGCCGACGTACAACAGTGCAAAATCAGCGATGATCAGCTTTACAAAATCTCTTGCTGATGAAGTCATCAAAGACGGGATCCGGGTGAATAGCGTAGCCCCGGGATCAATCCTTCACCCAACAGGCAACTGGCAGAAGAGACTCGACGAGAACCCCGAGAAAATCAACAAATTTGTAGAAGACGAAATCCCCGCCGGCCGTTTCGGAAGAGTGGAAGAGGTGGCAGATGTTGCGGTGTTACTCGCATCCGAACGCGCCAGCTGGGTAGTGGGCGCTACCCTCAACGTAGACGGGGGCCAAAGCCGTTCCAATTTCTAGACTGAGAACGTGAAGGAAAGCAGGGCGAGAATGCCGGTGAAACCTTGGGAGTAGAGGCTAACCTGTTTAAAGTGGGTGTTAACCTGTTTAAAGTGGGTGCTAACCTGTTTAAATGCATGCTTAACCCGTTTAAATGCACACTGAACCTGTTTAAAGGGGAAACGAACCAAGGTTTTTGGTATTTTAAAAGCATAGAGCGGAGATCAAAAACTGCCTTTTCCCGGGCTGAAGAATTAATATCAAACATAAAAAACGCCACAAAAGGTGAACAACCTCTTGTGGCGGTAATCACTATCCCAAATC encodes:
- the mutY gene encoding A/G-specific adenine glycosylase → MDKQLNEFNIEAFCNELTDWYRKNKRDLPWREDQDPYKIWVSEIMLQQTRVDTVIPYFNRFISLFPTPKALAEAEEETVLKAWEGLGYYSRARNLQQAVKEVTEDYGGVVPDTKKEILKLKGVGPYTAGAITSIAYNKPEAAVDGNVMRVMSRLLTIYDDIGKVTTRKRFEDIVESLVIHTNPSDFNQALMELGALICTPRSPSCLICPVQEHCSARAEGVQDLLPVKAKKKPPKAKAMKAVVLENEKGQVLIEKRPDTGLLAKLWQFPNCEDDSRTGEELRRYLYERGLQEPQTIENVQHVRHVFSHIVWEIDVFTGKIEEDAALCGTLKWVNKEEVDTYPFPVSHQKIIDYVIKEEK
- a CDS encoding SDR family NAD(P)-dependent oxidoreductase, coding for MDLGLKGKSVLITGGSKGIGKGIAASFLKEGARVGIVARSEDALHEAKGELGGDVHVYSADLTDQSERHRVFDQFLSDFGSIDVLVNNVGGSSGGKTMETSLDQFREAFELNYMSAVHFSQLAVTNMREKGEGAIVNISSIFGRESGGKPTYNSAKSAMISFTKSLADEVIKDGIRVNSVAPGSILHPTGNWQKRLDENPEKINKFVEDEIPAGRFGRVEEVADVAVLLASERASWVVGATLNVDGGQSRSNF